The DNA sequence GGGTCGCTAGCGTCAATCACATGAACTAAAAGGTCCACATTTTTACTCTCTTCCAAAGTGGATTTGAAGCTAGATATTAACTCGGTTGGTAAGTCTTGAATAAATCCGACTGTATCCGTCACGGTCACATTGAATCTGCCTGTCAGATTGACGCTTTTAGTTGTCGCATCCAAAGTAGCAAAAAGTTCGTCCGCCTCATATTGACTCTTGTTGGTCAAGGCATTCATAATGGTAGACTTTCCAGCATTAGTGTAACCAATCAGACCGATTTTAAAAACACTAGAATCCAAACGTTTTCCCCGTACAGTTGCGCGGTTTTTCTCTACAATTTTGAGTTGGCGCTCGATATCGTGGATCTGATTGCGAACACTACGACGATTGAGTTCCAACTGACTTTCACCAGGACCGCGGGAACCAATTCCCCCAGCCTGACGGCTAAGCATAATCCCCTGTCCGACCAAGCGAGGCAAAAGATATTTAAGTTGAGCCAAGTGAACTTGAAGTTTTCCTTCGTGGCTTCTAGCCCGCATAGCAAAAATATCCAAAATTAATTGCATGCGATCAATAACCTTAACCCCTAGAATTTCTTCCAAATTGATATTCTGGCGAGGTGTCAGACGATTGTTGACAATGACGGTGGAAATCTCATCTGCTTCTACCATACGCTTGATTTCTTCTAATTTTCCAGTACCAACAAAAGTCTTGCTATCATACTTCTCTCGTTTCTGAATGTAAGAGGAAACCACCTGAGCACCAGCAGTCTTGGCTAAACTGGCTAATTCTTCCATAGACATGGAGAAATTTTCTATTCCCTGCAATTCCACTCCAATAAGGATCACTCGTTCCTGCTGTTTTTCTGTTTCAATCATTCAAAAATTCCTCTATATCTTGCATAATCCGCTCTTTGACATTCGGCTCTGAAACCTGATAAAAAGTAGCATTCATGCGATTTCTGAACCAAGTTAGCTGACGTTTAGCAAAGCGGCGAGTATTTTGTTTAAGTTTATTGATAGCTTCCTCTAAGGTCAACTCTCCAGCAAAATAGGGGAAAAGTTCCTTGTAGCCAATTCCTTTGCTGGCTTGGACATGTGGATAGTTGTCATAGAGCCACTTCGCCTCTTCTAAAAGTCCAGCCTTTAGCATTAGATCCACTCGCTGATTGATACGCTCATAGAGAATCTCTCGATCAGCGTCCAGACAAATCAGCATTGTTTCATAATCAGGCTGTTTGTTTTCAAGCTCATTTCCAAAATGAGCAATTTCCAGCGCTCGCATAGCTCTCCTACGGTTAATCTGAGGAATTTCCAATCCCAGCTCTGCTATTTTGCTAAATAGTTCCTCATCAGTCAAAGTATCTAGCTCGGCTCGATAAGCTAAAATCTCCTCATGAGAAGCTGCCCCCCCCAGATGATAGCCCTCCAGCAAACTTTGAATGTAAAGCCCCGTTCCGCCTGCAATAATCGGCAGTTTCCCTTTTGCTACAATCATCTCAACAGCAGCCTCGGCTTCCTTTACAAAGTCAAAGGCTGAATAAGACTCGGTCACTTCCCGGACATCTATCAAATAATGAGGAATCCCCTCCTGCTCATCTGGACTGACTTTAGCCGTTCCGATGTCCAGTTTTCTATAAACTTGCTGACTATCACCACTAATAATCTCACCATTGAAACGTTTTGCGAGGTCTATGCTGAGAGCTGTTTTTCCGACAGCAGTTGGTCCTACAATTACAATTATCTTGGTTTTCATATTTTCCCTTGAAAAAAATTTAATTTTTCGTTACTATATATTATAACATAAATAAAGTTCAGAAAAGGAGAAATCTCATGGCTAAAGGATTTGTTAAAGGTGTTGTAACTGGCGTAGCTGGTACTGTTGCTGCTGTTGCAGGTGCAGTTTATACATTCAAGAAAAAAGTGATTGAACCTGAAGAAAAGAAAGCAGCTTTCATCGAAGAAAACCGTAAAAAAGCAGCTCGCAAACGTGTATCACATTAATAGCTTATATATTATAAAAACTCCAATGGATAACTCACTAGAAAAATGAGTATCTGTTGGAGTTTTTTTGTAAAATATTTTTCTCATACTGCAACGGTCAGTTTTTTATTCATAACGCAAGGATTCAATCGGATCTAATTTAGAAGCCTTATTAGCCGGCAAAATACCGAAAACAATCCCGATAGTTGCAGAAAAGAGCACACTTCCGACAGCAGATACTGTCGTAATGGTAGGTGGAGCTCCGAAAAATGCATCCAAACTATGACCGATAGATGCCACGATAAGAGCTGCTAAAGCAAGCCCAATCAAACCGCCAATCGCTGTCAACACCATTGACTCAATGACAAATTGCATCAAGATATTCCCACGTGTGGCTCCAAGGGCTTTCCGAAGACCGATTTCACGGGTTCGTTCTGTTACCGATACAAGCATAATATTCATAACACCGATACCACCAACGAGAAGTGCTATCCCGGCAATCGCTCCAAAAACCACTTGCACAATGGCAACCTGACTTTGAATCGCAGCCAATTGACTGGCTTGATCAAACATCTGGTACTCGCCTTCTCTCACACCAGACAATTTTGTCATCAAGCGCGCAGCTGCGCTTCCGTCTTTCAGCACATCATCTAATTTTTTAACATGTACCACGACATTCATAATCTCAGCAACATTGTATTCAGCTGCCAACTGAGTGTTAGCCATTAGTAAATTTCCGTTGTTCATATTGGCTAAGCGATTTCGCGTTTCATTTGGATCTTTATAAACCCCAATCACACGGTAATTATTAGATCCCAGCTGGACAATCTGATTGAGCGCCTTATCTGCACCTCCAAAAAGAATATCAGCTAGTTTCGTATCCAGTAATACAACTCTTGCAAATGTTTGATAATCATTTGATTTCAATGTCCGTCCTGCAACGATTTGGTATTTCTTTACCGTAAAGTAAGTGGAATTGATACCTGTTATAGGAATATTATCCGCCTTTTTCTTACCATAATTTACTGTAGCGGTTGTGTTATTTGTAACATAATAATTGTCAATTCCGCTAATATCATTAACCGCTTGCTTGACCCAAACTTCTTGGATTTGAGGCTCTTCTTCTGTCGAAACTGTCTCATCACCATTTCCACTTTCAGCATCGTCACGCATCTCTTGATACGTCATAACACCATCACCGTTTTTACTTCTCTTGTGTGAGTAAAATAAGGAAACATCTTGCTGTGCACCACCCAGAACATCTGTGAAAGCATTTGACATACCACTTCCTAGAGCCACAATAACCACAACAGACATAACACCAATGATAGTGCCCAACATCGTTAAGAAAGAGCGCATTTTATGCCCTATAATGGAGTTGATTGCAAATTTCCAATTCTGCATCATGCTTCTCCTTTCTTACTGTCTGATGAGATGACACCGTCTCGAATAACGATTTGTCGTTTTGCAAAGGCTGCAATCTCAGGCTCATGAGTGACCATGATAATGGTTTTTCCTTCACGATTTAGCTCCGTCAGCAATTCCATAATTTGCTCACCCGTCTTGGTATCCAAGGCTCCCGTCGGCTCATCTGCTAAGATAATGGAGGGATGATTGACCAAGGCACGCGCAATAGCCACCCGTTGCTTTTGCCCACCAGAAAGTTCTGATGGTAAATGGTGCATCCGCGTTTCTAACTCAACTTTTTTAAGATATTGCTCTGCTAAAGCTTTCCGTTTGGATTGAGAAACCCCTGCATAAATCAAAGGAAGTTCTACATTTTGAAGAGCATTTAATTTTGACAAGAGGAAGAATTGTTGGAAAACGAAGCCAATCTGCTGATTACGCACTTTGGCTAGCTTTTTCTCACTGAGCTTGGCAACTTCTTCACCTTCCAAGTAATATTCACCACTCGTTGGGCGATCCAACATACCAATGATATTCATCAAGGTTGACTTTCCTGAGCCAGAAGGCCCCATAATCGCAACAAATTCACCTTCTTCAACTTCTAAATGAACATCTTTCAAAACTTGAAGCTCCTGATCTCCATTGCGATAACTTTTGCTAACATTTTTTAAATCAATGAGTTTCTTCATACGATTTCACCTCTTGACCGTCTTTCAAGCTATCTGTTGGATTGGTGATAACTTTACTATCTTTTGTCAAACCAGATGAGATTTCTTGATTTTTAGCATCTGCATTTCCTAGTGTCACTTGCACTTTTTTTGTAGTTCCTTTTTCTAGTGTCCAAACATAGTTTTTATTGTTTTCAGAAACAACGCTGCTGACCGGCACTAGAATCCCTCTTGTATTGTTTTTTACTTCAACATTGACGGAAAATCCTTGCTTCAAATCACCAATTTCGCTTGTAATATCTACTGTATAGGGGTATTTTGCTCCTGAATTTGCAGTACCTGCACCAGCTGCTGCTGTATTTTGATTGTCTTTTGGATAATTTGAGATATAGCTGATTTTCCCAGTCCATTTCTTATCTGGATAGACCTTGGACGTAATCGTCACTTCTTGTCCAACTGAAAGATTTGCCAGATTATACTCTGATAGCTCTCCCTTCACTTGCAGGTTTCCGTTATTGACAATATGAACGAGTGTTTGATTAGTACCTGTCGTAGATTTAGAAACATCACGATTGACTTCTACTACAGTTCCATTATTTGTACTGATGACAGTCGTTGCATCTAGTAATGCCTGTGCTTTATTGATATTGTCCACAGCATCTGCGCGATTGTCCTGCAAATCCTTTAATTGAGAATCCACCGAACGTTGTGCAGACGCAGTTGTTTTATTATCTGCCGCTTCATCACCCGTCACATCAACAGTTGTTCCATACGTTTTCAAATCATAAATTTGGCGATCAATCTTGTTTAAAGCACGAACAGCAGCATCATATGTAGCTTGTGCTTCAACACTCTTGTATTGAACTAAAGCTTGTCCGGCTGTAACTTGATCTCCAACATTTACAAGAACATTATCCAAATCGCCCTTTGTCCCGTCATAATAGACATATTGCTCATTGTTAGCCGCAACATTTCCTGACAGCAAAACAGATGAAGCAACTGACCCTTCTTTTGCTTTCTGCACTTGAATCGTTTCTTCTTTATCTTTATCAGCAGTACTATTACCATTAAACAATAACATCGTACCTATCGCTCCTAAAACGACAACCACAGTTACACCAATCAAGCTGTACAACTGCCACTTTTTCAATTTTTTCATCTCTTTCTCCTCCTGATGAAAACGGTCTATTTTTTATATTATAACACATACGATTAAAAATAAGATAACATCTATAAGAAATCCTTTACTCTTTTAACATTCATCTACCTTCTTTCTAGTTATTTTGTATTGTATTAAATATATAACACAATAATACAGTTGAATAATCAAGCCTTTCATCAATTTTTGTAGCAGATTTTTGCAATCATTTTCCAAAAACGTTACAATAATTTCATATTACAGATAAAAGGAGACTCGTATGAGAACATTTGACATCATTGCTATTGGGGGCGGTAGTGGAGGAATTGCGACCATGAACCGTGCTGGAGAACACGGTGCAAAAGCTGCCGTTATTGAAGAAAAGAAATTAGGGGGCACCTGTGTCAACGTCGGCTGTGTTCCTAAAAAAATCATGTGGTATGGCGCCCAGATTGCCGAAGCCATTCGCGATTATGGACCAGACTATGGTTTTACTTCGGATAATCAGCAGTTTGACTTTAAGACGCTTCGGAAGAATCGCGAAGCCTATATTGATCGTGCCCGCAATTCTTACAATAATAGTTTCAATCGAAATGGCGTCGAGCTGATTGAAGGTCGCGCTAAATTCATAGACCGTCATACGGTTGAAGTCAACGGCGAGCTTATCCAAGCCAAGCACATTGTCATCGCAACTGGTGCTCACCCTCATATTCCAGCAGTATCCGGAGCAGAATTCGGTGAAACCTCTGACGATGTTTTTGCATGGGAAAAACTCCCTCAATCCGTTGCCATTCTTGGTGCCGGCTATATCGCAGTTGAACTAGCTGGACTTCTTCATGCTCTGGGTGTAAAAACAGACCTTTTCGTTCGTCGAGATCGTCCTCTCCGCAATTTTGATTCTTATATCATCGATGGTCTTGTGGAAGAAATGAAGAAATCAGGTCCTACTCTACATACGCACAAAATACCAGAAAGGCTTGAAAAACTTGAAAACGGAGCGATTCGCATTACCTTCGAGGACGGAACGAGCCACACCGCTCAACACGTCATCTGGGCAACTGGGCGGACTGCAAACACCAAAGGGTTGAATTTAGAGGCGGCTGGTGTTACCCTAAATTCTCGTGGCTTTATAGCAGTTGACGAATTTCAAAATACAGCAACATCGGGTATTTATGCTCTAGGAGATGTTACAGGCGAAAAAGAATTAACCCCTGTTGCTATCAAAGCAGGTCGTACCTTAGCCGAACGCTTATTTAATGGAAAAACTGAAGCTAAAATGGATTATTCTAACATTCCAACTGTTGTCTTCTCTCACCCAGCGATTGGTACAGTTGGCTTGACCGAAGAGCAGGCGATTCAACAATACGGAGCAGAAAGTATCCATATTTACACTTCTAACTTTGCTTCCATGTATTCAGCTGTCACCCAACACCGACAACAAGCCAAGTTCAAGCTCATTACAATGGGGATAGATGAGAAAATCATTGGTCTCCACGGAATTGGCTATGGAGTTGATGAGATGATTCAAGGCTTTGCAGTTGCTATCAAAATGGGAGCTACCAAAGCAGATTTTGATGCGACTGTCGCCATTCACCCAACCGGTTCAGAAGAGTTTGTCACCATGCGTTAATCGTAGAGACGCTTCTCATAAATATCTTCCTCCCCGAAATTTTCCAACTTTATCTCAATAGTCAGAATTGCAACCAGCGCTTCTGACTATTTTAGTTTACACGATAACTTCTTCTCATTCCATAACTTATTCTTTCATTTTATCCGCTAATCTTACATTTTTGTAAGATTCCTTTTTCCTGTGATTTTTTAGTTAATAAAGAGGTACAGTTTGTTATGATAATATCAAAGCGATTATACGAGGAGGTGCTTTTATGCAAAAGACAAAAACAATTCTGACAACTGTCTTACTTATCTTTTTAAATGTCTTTGGACTAATTGCATTTTTGATATTATTCCTTCGCAGTAAAAATAAAAGGAAAGCAATATCTCAGAAAAAGTAAACATTTTGACAAAAAGGTGAATTCAGTCTATGCTTTTGCCTTTTTATTTAACCCTTGACATTTTCCTTATTTGTTTTATAATAGTTACCATATTATAAAACAAAGGGTTACAATTATGAAAAAATCATTTACTCTCGTCCTTTCTGCTATTAGCGCAGCTTTGATAGCCGTTTTTGCTCAAATTACCATTCCTATCGGTCCAGTTCCTTTTGCTTTGCAAAATATGGCAATTGGCTTAGTGGCTACTATTTTTCATCGAAAAGAAGCTCTATTAGCAGTCGCTCTTTATCTTCTCTTAGGCGCTATCGGTCTTCCTGTCTTTGCAGGAGGAAGCGGTGGATTTCAAGCACTTGTCGGTCCAAATGCAGGTTATCTCTGGTTTTATTTGTTCTACGCCCTAATAACAGCTAGTCTAACTTCCAAAAATAGCAGCTTTTTAACGATATTCGTATCAAATCTACTCGGAGATGCTTTGGTTTTTGTCGGTGGTGTACTTGGTTTAATGTTTCTAGCAGGTTTTCAACTTGATAAAGCTATTACAGTCGGAGTCATCCCCTTCATTTTACCAGATTTCATAAAACTGATTGCAATTAGCTTTATCAGTATACCTATTTTTAAAAGCTTAAAAGATCATCCCTACTTTAAAAATTGATAAAGTTGTCTCACTCCCATTATTAGAACTCACGTGCTGTGGGTTCTTTTTACATTGCTCAAAAAGATTTTTTCATTTTCTTCTTGACAAAAATGACCAACAGTCCTATTATATTTTTAAAAAAAATAACCGACGGTCACCAAAAGGAGCTCACCATGCCTATTAGAAAAGCAGTCCCAAGCGATATTCCAGCACTCAATAATCTCTTAGAGCAAGTCTTGCTTGTTCATCACAACGTCCGACCAGACATTTTCAAAGAGAGTGGTCGCAAATTCAACGATGAACAATTGAAAACACTGATGTCTCAAGAACATACACCAATCTTTGTCTATGAAAATGAAGAAGGTAAAATCTTGGGTCACCTCTTTTGCATCATTAAAGAACCACACAGTCTCGTATTGACACCTATCAAAACACTTTTCATTGAAGACCTTTGCGTTGATGAAAGTGCTCGTGGTCAAAAAATTGGTGAGCAGCTTTGCCGTTTTGCAGAAGAATTTGCCCAAGAAATGGACTGTTACAACTTAACCCTTAATGTATGGAATGATAACGCTGGTGCCTTACGGTTTTATGAACATCAAGGTTTTGAACCACAAGAAACCATCATGGAAAAAGTTTTTAAAAAATAGGAAAAGTTCATGAGTAAGAGAGAAGAGAAGAAAACGGCGACAAAGCAGAACATTACGTTTTTTTCTTCGGTATCAATATTATCGGAGTTTCAATCATCAGTATGCTTAATCGTCGGTTAGTTGATCGTTTTTCTCTACGAAATCTCTTGCGCACTGCCACTAGCTGTGCTCTTGTTTTTGCTCTTTTACTACTACTGTTTAATATTGGAAATTTTCGTAGTCTTTGGGCAGTCGTCTTTCCTATGCTTCTCATTTTTAGTACCAATGGTATCGTTGCAGCATGTTCAAATGCCGCAGCTCTCAATAGCGCAGAGGATTCGATGACAGGTTCAGCAGCCGCTCTCCTTGGCTCTCTCCAATACGGAAGTGGGATCCTTTCTTCCTAGCTCCTCGCTCTTTTTTCAGATGGCCACTCCTAAAGCCATGGTAGTCATTATTTTTCTAGCCATTCTAGCTTCTACTCTAATGGCTTGGATAGCACGAAAATAAACTATAAAATAATAAGACAGAGGTGATATGATCTCTGTCTTATTATTTTATCAGCAAATCCAACAAATCTTGATAGGACTGAAAATTATAAGTCGGTTTCGCTTGCGTATGATTACTCAAACTTTTAGGATTATACCAAGCCGTATCAATGCCTGCATTGTTCCCGCCCGCTATGTCTGCTGTCAAAGAATCTCCAATCATTAGAGTTCGATTTTTGTCAAAATTTGGTATTAGCTCTGCTATTTTTTCAAAAAATAGAGCATCGGGTTTTTGCGTGTGGAGTTGCTCAGAGATGAAAATCTGATTAAAATAGGGGGAGATATCCGAGTGAGCCAGTCGACCAGTCTGAATGAAACCGATACCATTGGTAGCAGCGTAAAGTTCATAATCTGCCTCTGTCAAAACATCCAAGAGCTCACTAGCTCCAGTATAGGTCTGACCATGCTGGGCAATATGCTGCTGGTAATGGAGAGCCAACTCGGCACCGTCCTTATCCATACCAAAGTGGTTAAAGAGACGAGAAAAGCGCGTATTAATCAGTTCAGATTTGGTCAGTTTTTCCTGTTCCAAGTCCCGCCAAAGAGCTTTATTCATAGGAATATAGTAGTCTTTATAAGCCTGAATATCAGCCACACCCTGCTCTTTTAGAAAAGCAGTCAAAGCCAAATCCTCCGCCAAATCAAAATCTAACAAGGTATGGTCAAGATCGAATAGTAGAAATTTGTAATGCAATTTTGTCGTTTTCCTTTCTAGGGGATACAAACTATTTATAATTATTTGGAAAATATTCTTTTCCCAGCTGCCATAAATATTGGTCTATTTGTTTAAGATTGAATTGCTCTAGTCCGTAATAACTTCTAAAGGTCAGAATTAGGTTCTTGAATTGCTGGTAATCCTTTAAATCAGCATTCTTAAACTTTGCAAAATGATCTGTTTTTCTAAAGTACTTCAACACCTTTTCAACATAACTATCGTATATGGGATAGGCTAAAGGATTGTGATGCGAGCAATACTTAGTTGCAAAAGAATAGAATTTTCGCTGCACACCTTCTTTTATGGTTATATTTTGAATTTCATTTACTAGAAAAATATCACCACGCTTCAACCTCTCATCAATATCAAGTGATAAAATATGTTTTGCTACAGGAAATATTGAAAAAATATTAGTACTATAAAAGTCATTTAGTGTTGCAACCTTTAACAGAATATCTGAAATATCTGTATTTTTCGGTGATAGTTCAAAAAACAAGCGATCTAATGCAGTTTCTTGTAATTTATAGCTTTCAAGGTTAGCCCACTCTTGCAAATACTTTTCAACTTCCATGACAGTTGGTCTAGGCACAAGCATGGTACTTCGAGAAGTCTGTAAAACAGAAAGAACAGAATCTGTTAAAGAATCATAGGTATGTCTATCGTCATGACGAATAATAATTTCTTCTGTCTCTAGTTTTTTTAATTCATCTAAGATATTCAATGTGTGATTTTCCTCTCCGTAGATAGATTCAGCAAGTTCACGTTGTTTCATTGACCTACTTTTCAAGAGCTCAATAATTGTTTCTTTTTATTCCATTGTTATCTTGAACTTCCACACTATTCCTAGTTATAATTTGCTAGACTTATTATATCATACAGTATTAACAAACAGTGTTTTTCATAATCAGCTACTTCATCTTCAAATTTTGGGCTTATTAGAAAAAAGCTGGAACAACACTCTCTTCATTTATAATCTAAATTGATTTGGAATGACAAGTACACAAAGTGTAATGAGCACTGAAAATATTTCTGCAGCTGGGAAAATCGTCAACGAAAGAATGATTCCTAAAATCTTAATTGCAATGTCCCACTTCATCCAATGCAAACGACTGATATTCAATTGTTCAATTTCTGCTGTTTGATTGACTTCGACCAATGTGTGATAATACCAAAGGACTGAGAATGAAATCAACAGAACAATGACTCCATAAAATACTCGCATAGTAGCATTGTTAAAATTTGAAGCAACTAATTTTGTCATATAAGGGAAAAATGATGAAAAGAAAAGCATGACTATAGCAGCCCAGACTGTTTTTTGACTAATCTTCTCCACTACCTGCGATGAAGAGTGAAAATTTACCCACATGGCACCGAGCCAGAAAAAGGACAATCCATAGGCAAAAAAATTAGTTCTGAGCTCCCATAGGCCTTGTAAATCAAAGGTTCTCGGCTTTTCCAGTTTCAATACCAAAATGGTCATAATAATAGCAATCACCGCATCAATAAAAGCCCTAAACGCTCTTTATCCATTACTTGACGATTCATTTTTCTCTCCTTTTAAATAGTTCTTTAAAATATGTGACATTATACCACTTTTACAGTTGTAAATCAAAAACATTTAAAAACGACCCAAGCCGTTTTTTTAGTACTTAACAACTCAATTGGCAGAAAATTCTATGATAGAATTTCTTCTAAATTTGCAATAATTTCCCTTAATTGTTTTTCAAGAATTTCAGGGCTAGCAGTAGTGCTCATTAGTAAAGTATTTAAAGATTGCTCAAATTGATTAGGAAGAAGGCTCGCATGCGCTGCTGCATATGACATCATTCTCTTCTCACCGGGGTGAGTCAATTCATTAACTGCGAAAATGATGTCAAAATAGGATTCTAAACAGGCTGCTACACGATGATTGACACTGACAAAGTCTTTTCGTTTTGCTGCTTTTAAAATCTGCGTATCGTAGGACGGCAAATGTCCGGTTAACAAACTAAAATTTCGTGAAATAATGTTGTCTTTTAATTTTGGAGGAAAAGGAACGTCAAACCGTTTTTTCAGTTTTCCGAACTCTCCGTTAGCATCATAAAGAATCTTACAGGTTTTTAAATTGTGCCAAAAGCAGGTGGTGTAGCCATTTCCTGCTTGATGTTTTTCGACAACATTTTCAATATCTTGCGCAAAATCACGAATGTCCCGATAAAGAATATCAATATCAATGCCATTATTTAAGGTACAGTCGTCTTCCAATTCCCAAAATTGATTGCTTATTTCCATATAAGAACAATATTGGGTCAAAATCAACTTCCGACTGTCTTCATCTGGAATGCTCGTGCAGTAAATATATAAATCATAGTCCGAGGTCTCATCATAAGTTTCTCCGCTACGAGATCCGCCTAAGGCAATCGCTGTCACTTCTGGTAAATTGGAAAATGCTTTCCAAAGTTGTGTAAAAACTGTCATTTTCTCCTCCGATATAAAACTTTTCCTTATTATACATTATATTACTACAAGAAAAGACTCCTAAACTTCAATTTAGGAGCTTTTCATGTC is a window from the Streptococcus anginosus subsp. whileyi MAS624 genome containing:
- a CDS encoding nucleotidyltransferase domain-containing protein, with product MTVFTQLWKAFSNLPEVTAIALGGSRSGETYDETSDYDLYIYCTSIPDEDSRKLILTQYCSYMEISNQFWELEDDCTLNNGIDIDILYRDIRDFAQDIENVVEKHQAGNGYTTCFWHNLKTCKILYDANGEFGKLKKRFDVPFPPKLKDNIISRNFSLLTGHLPSYDTQILKAAKRKDFVSVNHRVAACLESYFDIIFAVNELTHPGEKRMMSYAAAHASLLPNQFEQSLNTLLMSTTASPEILEKQLREIIANLEEILS